In the genome of Anabaena cylindrica PCC 7122, the window TGTCCGTTGACAAATTCCCACACTTGCCATTCTTGAGCATTTAATTGCATTTTGGGCTGTTTCACCATCAAACCTGACAAACCAGAAGTTGGATCTGGGAGCTTTTCTTCTAAAGCTGTCCAATCTCGTAGCGCTCGCAGACCAATTAATATAACCTCGGTTGCAGACATACTTAAACCAGTCATTTCCCCTAAAGGTAATGATGACGTTGGCTCAAATTTAAACAGAGCATCTTTGACTTGGAATAAAGAACATACTGGACGTAGTACTTGGCTATTAAATAGCAGTTTTAGTTGTTCTGGCTGTACCAGTCCCTGGGATTTTAAACATAACCCCAATGGTGAATTGATAAAACAGGAAGAAATTTGAGTCACCCTAGAGATTACACGCTCACTTATCCACCCTCTTTGGGCAATCATTAATGTTAAACCTTGTTGGTCTAATCGATCAGCTGCGCTGACTACACGACCTTGATGCAACCAGATATAATAAACTTGTTTTTTGCTCTTATCTGCGTCAGGTAAAAATTCAATGTAAAGTAGTCCTGTTTTTTTTCCTTGATCTAAAAACTGAAGTAATTCGGGTAAGGAAAAATCTGCAAAGTTACCAGTGATAGTCATAATTTACCTCCTTTATAAAAGGATTTAAATATTTAACAAATCCGATAAAAACATTCTGAAATTTAATTCCAAAAGATTTTTAATTAATTTAGAAAACATTCCTAAATTAACTAGGATTAATGAGATAGATTTATACTGTACAACTTTCCATCAAGCATTGTACTAAGGCAATGACTGCCTCTGCGACAGAGTCTCCTTCGTTGGGATTGACTCTGACCATAGGTGGTCTTTGGGCTTCATCAACGTATCCAATGGCAAGGTATACATCTTCTTCAGACCAAGCTCCCGGACAATCGGTATGTGTTAGACCAATAATCATCGGAACTTGAGCGCGTTCTTGCATAAAGTTGAGAATTTTACGTGCATGACGGAATTCTCTGGCTCGATGTGCAGCTATTAATAAGATATATGCATGGGCTTTGCGAATCAATATATCCCACATGAAATCAAAGCGAGACTGACCAGGTGTACCATAAAGATGTAAAGCCATATCAGGACCAAATTGCAGCCGACCAAAGTCAAAGGCTACAGTGGTTCTTTGCTTTAGCAATGCTGTTTCATCAGTTGCACGGGTATCTGTGTCTACAACCTCAATTTCACTGACTGAACGAATAAAAGTGGATTTACCCGCTCCTACTGAACCCGTGACAATTAAGCGCATAACTTCCATGTTTATTTACCCCATAAATAAACAAATAAATGATTGATGATTCACTAAATTAAATAAACTCCTCAATGGTTTTGACAGTTGTGAAGTAATAGATGGAAAGTTCCCTGGTTTAACCAATATTTTACTTACGAGGGAACTTAGATTATTGTGTTGGCTTTAGTATGGATTATTTAGATCAATACTAGTTTTAGTTCTGCAAGAACACGTTTGATTTCTAGCATTAATACGCCCTGTTTGGCAGATTCACTGGCCAAAACTAGGAAGACTGCATCTTCACCACAACCAGTTAAGATACCAAAGCCTTTTTTACCTTCTACAAAGATGCGGTCAACTGTACCTCTAGCTAATTCAATACCGATTCTTTCACCTAAAGACAGCATGGATGCTGACATTGCTGATACCCGTTCCTCATCCATTCCACCGGGTAAACTTGCTGCTAAAGGTAGACCATCTGGGGTAACAAGTGCTGCTCCTTGAACATCTGTTGTCGCAGCTACAAAGTTTTGCAAAATCATGCCTAGTTTTTCTGTATTAATGGCCATATGATTGTCTCCGTTATGTTGAATTTGAAAGATAGTAGGAAATTTTCGTAATGTCGAATTAAATAATCTCAGTTTTGGATTTAATTTAGACAAGATTTAGTCTAAAGGGGTAAATTCAAATACGTCATAAGCACCGCCCCTTAATACGGATTCGGTATGCACTCCTCTAAAACGCTTATCAAGTACTTTTTCTAAAGCACCCCAAACTGCGCCCATTGTAAAGGTACACTTGCGTTCTGAATTTAGCGGTTCACCCGCAGAACACACGGTTTCAGATGTGTAGACTTTAATGACATCACTATCGGCAATAATTTTATCAACAATGCACAATCTAGTACCATCCAGACCTAAGGCTTGGGACAATTTGGCTGCTAAACTATCTAAAGAATCTAAAGATGAAACTAAACCCAATTCTTCAGCTAGTTTTTTACCCCGCGTACGACCTGCTGTAGTTAAAGCAATGGCTGTAGCTTTTTCCCCCAGGGCATCTTCCATGCCTACAATTACTGATTTAAAGCAGACAATGCTGCTAAAATTGCCCAGTTGTTTTCGCAATACATCTGCCATATTTAAATCTCCACATGATTTTGACGGATAGTAATGTTGTCGTTAGAGGTTTAATAAGTACAATCTCTAGGTTAGTAGGAAAAAAAATAGCTTTCCAAATTATGTTTTCGCAAAAGTGAAATTGTGTAAATGGATGCGCTTGGTTTAGTTCCCTATTGACTCAATTATGTTGAATGAAGAGTTAATATAATACCGGGAATTTACTGAATTTAGTTTTTGTTATAAATGTCATAAGTTAAGCAAATATAACAGATTACTATTTTTGGCTCAGGCTTTGAGACTATTACAGGGTAAAGAGTATGGGATTTAATCTTAAGTCTAGTAATTGGGGACTATAGTCTGGTTTTGCTCATTTTTTATGAATTTCTGTCAATAAAATATTGCTTACTTAAAACTTTTGGTGGTATACATTCCTCTGGGCATAAATAGTAAGTAGTATTTTTTAATGCCATGGTTAATACTGAAAATTAAGTATTTTGTTCTAAGTAAGATGAGTATGTATTAGCAAGAATAGCTGCTTGAGTGCGATCGCGCAAATTCAATCTATTTAAAATGTTTGTAACATGATTTTTGACTGTTCCTTCAGAAATGTAGAGTTCCTGTGCAATTTCTCGGTTACTAGCACCTGTGGCTATAAGCTGCAAAACTTCTTTTTCTCTGGGTGTGAGTTCTGCTAAACTCGGTGGCACAGATGAACTAGAAATGGGTGCATTGGCAAGAAATTGAGTCACGAGTTTTTTGACTATTCCCGGTCCCAGTTGGGAATATCCTTTATCAACAGCGCGAATGGCAACAGCTAACTCTTCTGAAGGTGTATCTTTAAGCAAATAACCCATTGCACCATTCTGTAAGGCTGCTTTTACATATTCATCATCATCAAAAGTGGTCAATACTAAAATTTTGGTGAGAGGAAACTGTTTTTGAATTTCTTTTGTAGCTGCAACTCCGTCCATAATAGGCATTCTGATATCCATCAAAACTACATCTGGCTGTAATTGTGCAACCAAATTAATGGCAACTTCACCATTTTCGGCTTCTCCGACTATTTCTAAATCTGTTTCTAATTCTAATAATGCTCTTAAACCTTGGCGAATTAAGCCTTGGTCATCTACAAGTAAAACTCTAATCATTGTTTCCATTTGGGTAAAGGAATAGTAACTATAATTTGACAACCAGCACCATGGGCAGAATTAATCACAAACTCACCTCCTAGTGCTAAAGTGCGATCGCGCATACTTTGCAAACCAAACCCAGTAGTATTCTGTTGAATATCAAACCCTTTCCCGTTATCTTCAACTATTAATTTAAAAATTTCGGTGGTTGTAGTTAATTCTAAGTTTACTTCAGAAGCTTGTGCATATTTAGATATATTTGTTAAAGATTCTTGAATAATCCGGTAAATAGGTGTACTCATTTCCTTGGGAAAGGGATCTTCTAAAGAAATTTTGCAATTTGGTAAAATGCCATTAGAACGGTGAAAATCTTCCGAAAGAATCATAATTGCCTGTTCTAAGGATTTCTCTTGCAAGGGGTGCGATCTCATAGTAGAAACTGATTGACGTACATCTTGTAATGCTTTTGAGCCTAATTCTTTCGCTGTTGCTAAAAAGGTCATTGCTCTGGGCATATCAGACTTGGAAAGTTTTAAAGCGGTTTCTAATTGCAGATTTAAAGCCGTTAGAGAATGCCCTAATGAATCATGAATTTCTCTAGCAATGCGGTTACGTTCTTCTAAAGTAGCTTGATTTTCAATTTGCAGAGCATATTGACGAAGTTTTTCATTAGCTCTTTCTAGCTTGTCTCGACTTTGGCGTTCGGATAAAACTGCATTCATTAATAGTAAGACAAATACTAAACTCAAACCAAATAAAACTGCCAAACTAAAACTAAAAAAGCGGAATCTTTCTTGTGCTAAAGGTGGTAATCTAAAAGGTATTACACGATTTCTCAAAGTAATTAAAAATAGTACAAATGATAAAAAAGTAACTGCTAACCGCCCTGGTAATTGAAAAATTAAGCAACTACGAGTGACTAAAATTAGATAGAGAAATGGAAAAAATCTAGTAGTTTTTCCCCCAAAAAAACCAGTAATTAAAATTAATAATATTTCACTAGCAGTATATAAAACTTTAATAAATTTATTTTGGGTTG includes:
- a CDS encoding DUF4388 domain-containing protein, whose translation is MTITGNFADFSLPELLQFLDQGKKTGLLYIEFLPDADKSKKQVYYIWLHQGRVVSAADRLDQQGLTLMIAQRGWISERVISRVTQISSCFINSPLGLCLKSQGLVQPEQLKLLFNSQVLRPVCSLFQVKDALFKFEPTSSLPLGEMTGLSMSATEVILIGLRALRDWTALEEKLPDPTSGLSGLMVKQPKMQLNAQEWQVWEFVNGQVSLQHIANQLTIPIKTVQQIAFRLIVVGLAEEYFMVAATPTFTLEEPLSAATPVVTFPEPVQEFVPATKSIEKPAEKSSVSQSFLKNLVGFLRSKTS
- a CDS encoding GTP-binding protein; its protein translation is MEVMRLIVTGSVGAGKSTFIRSVSEIEVVDTDTRATDETALLKQRTTVAFDFGRLQFGPDMALHLYGTPGQSRFDFMWDILIRKAHAYILLIAAHRAREFRHARKILNFMQERAQVPMIIGLTHTDCPGAWSEEDVYLAIGYVDEAQRPPMVRVNPNEGDSVAEAVIALVQCLMESCTV
- a CDS encoding roadblock/LC7 domain-containing protein; the encoded protein is MAINTEKLGMILQNFVAATTDVQGAALVTPDGLPLAASLPGGMDEERVSAMSASMLSLGERIGIELARGTVDRIFVEGKKGFGILTGCGEDAVFLVLASESAKQGVLMLEIKRVLAELKLVLI
- a CDS encoding response regulator is translated as MIRVLLVDDQGLIRQGLRALLELETDLEIVGEAENGEVAINLVAQLQPDVVLMDIRMPIMDGVAATKEIQKQFPLTKILVLTTFDDDEYVKAALQNGAMGYLLKDTPSEELAVAIRAVDKGYSQLGPGIVKKLVTQFLANAPISSSSVPPSLAELTPREKEVLQLIATGASNREIAQELYISEGTVKNHVTNILNRLNLRDRTQAAILANTYSSYLEQNT
- a CDS encoding sensor histidine kinase — translated: MTRSIQIHNHPFRFLLYLEWVLLGLSALFAIMPSPSPRFAVSFPELTICSLALFGLMGLRLPTQNKFIKVLYTASEILLILITGFFGGKTTRFFPFLYLILVTRSCLIFQLPGRLAVTFLSFVLFLITLRNRVIPFRLPPLAQERFRFFSFSLAVLFGLSLVFVLLLMNAVLSERQSRDKLERANEKLRQYALQIENQATLEERNRIAREIHDSLGHSLTALNLQLETALKLSKSDMPRAMTFLATAKELGSKALQDVRQSVSTMRSHPLQEKSLEQAIMILSEDFHRSNGILPNCKISLEDPFPKEMSTPIYRIIQESLTNISKYAQASEVNLELTTTTEIFKLIVEDNGKGFDIQQNTTGFGLQSMRDRTLALGGEFVINSAHGAGCQIIVTIPLPKWKQ